The Gloeomargarita lithophora Alchichica-D10 genomic sequence AATAATTACGGCGGCACTGTTGGAGAGCAAACCCAAGGTGGCAATCACACAGGAACCCACCACCAGCACCAAATAAGGGGTATCCAGTTGCGATTCCGCACACAAATTCTTCTGAATTTGCCGCAATTGCTCAATGTCAGCTAGATTTTGCGGGCTGGCCGGTTGTGCGGTAAAAACTTTCCCCAAGTGTCGGTACCAACGCTGACGTGGCGACATGTTCATTCCTCAGGCAGGCTATGTTATGCTAACCCGCCGGTCACGCCCTAGGCTAACAACTGCTGGGGCACAAAAAATTCCCGCGGCAAAAGAATGGGCTTGGCCGAAAAAATCAACGTGGTGTGATAAGTATCGGAATTGACCGCCACGCCCAGCAAGGGTTTTCCCAACCGCTTTCCCCCCTGGTGATAATCCCGATACACATTCCGAGCCGCTTGCAGGGCTTCCGGTTCCAATAACATCGGGGGGGCAGTATGTTCCGGGGTGGGGGGCATGGGATGACCTGGGGCAGGGAATAACTCCAGTTTAGCCGCCCCAGCCGATTCCAGGCTAAGAATCGGTTAAGTTTTCGTAAATGTTTGGGAATTATGCTAACGCCGCCGCCACCTGTGCTCCCATCCCTCGGCAACCCACCCGTTGCGTCCCCTCGGTATAAATATCCCCCGTCCGGTAACCCCGGCGCAATACCTGAGCCACCGCCGTTTCCAGGGCATCGGCGGCCTGGGCTTCCGACAAACCGTAGCGCAATAACATGGCGGCACTGAGAATTTGCGCCAAGGGATTCGCCACATCCTGCCCCGCAATATCGGGAGCCGTCCCATGCACCGGTTCAAACACCCCCGGCCCGGTTGCCCCCAGGCTGGCGGAAGGCAACATCCCGATACTGCCGGTCAACATCGCCGCCTCGTCGGAAAGGATGTCCCCAAACAAATTGCCGGTGACCATCACATCAAACTGTTGCGGCCAGCGAATCAACTGCATGGCGGCATTATCCACATAGAGGTGCGTCAGGGTCACCTCCGGGTACTCCGGCACCAGAGCGTTTATACATTGCCGCCACAGTTGGGACACTTCTAGTACATTGGCCTTATCCACAGAGCATAATTTTTTATTACGTTTTTGTGCCGCTTCAAAGGCCACCCGCCCAATCCGGTCAATTTCACTCGCCCGGTAGGCCATGGTATTGACCCCCCGTTGTTCTCCGGTTTCGCTAGTAAAAATACCCTTGGGTTGACCGAAATAAATCCCACCGGTTAATTCCCGCACCACCAATAAATCCACCCCGGCAATTACTTCCGGTTTTAAGGTGGAAGCCTGCACCAATTCGGGAAATACTTTAGCGGGGCGTAAATTGGCAAATAAATTCAACCCGGAACGCAACCCCAACAGGGCTTGTTCTGGCCGCAAATGACTGGGTAAATCATCCCACTGGGGACCCCCCACCGCCCCCAATAAAATCCCATCACTGGCTCGGCATAATTCTAACGTTGCTGGGGGTAACGGATGGCCGGTTTGGTCAATTGCAACACCCCCGATGAGTGCCTCGGAAAAAGTAAAATTAATGGCATAGATTTGCCCCAATTTTTGTAAAATATCCAGGGTCACGGCCATAATTTCTGACCCAATCCCATCCCCCGGCAAAACCGCAATTTTATAGCAACGTTCGGTCATGGTTTCATCTCAAACCCAGCCCAAGTATCTTATCAGCAAAAGCGCACCTCAACGGTAATTGCGTACCGAGGGTTGCACCATGCGATAATCCAGGGGTTCCTCGCTCCGCACCGGCACTTCCCCCCACCGCCATAGGGCTACATGGCTAAACCGTTCATCATCCCGCAATGCTTCGCCGTCCGGGGTTTGGTACTCCTCCCGAAAATGGGCACCACAGGATTCCTGGCGGGCGAGGGCATCCCAGGTCAACACCTGCGCCAATTCTAGGTAATCCGCCACCCGTCCCGCATATTCCAACGCTTGATTCAATCCCTGGGCAGAGCCGGTTACCCGCACATTTTGCCAAAAATCTTGCTGTAGGTTGTTAATTTTTTGTAATGCGTCTTTTAACCCGGTTTCCGAGCGGCTCATCCCCACCTGATCCCAAAGAATCAACCCCAATTCCCGATGAAAATTCATGGGGGTTTGCGAACCCTGGACACTCAACAGGGCGGCAATTTGCGCTTGGGTTTGCTGTTCTGCTTGGTTAAATTCATCACTCAAACTATCAATTTTTTGGGGTTTGATCCCCGCCAAATAATTACCTAAGGTATAGGGAATAATAAAATACCCATCCGCCAAACCCTGCATCAGGGCACTGGCTCCCAAACGATTGGCTCCGTGGTCAGAAAAATTGGCTTCTCCTAACACAAACAAACCGGGAATCGTACTCATCAAGCCATAATCCACCCACAAGCCCCCCATCACATAATGCACCGCCGGATAAATTCGCATGGGGGTTTCGTAGGGATTTTCCCCCGTAATGCGCTCGTACATGGTGAATAAATTGCCATATTTGCGTTCAATTTCCGGGCGATTTTTAGCTAAATGTTCCTGAAAATCCAAATATACCGAACGCCCCACCCCATAGCCTTGATCGCACAGATTTTTAACCGTCCGGGAAGCAATATCCCTGGGCACCAAATTGCCAAAACTGGGGTATAAACGCTCCAAGAAATAATCCCGCTCCTGGGCAAAAATCTCCTGGGGTAAACGGGAATCCCCCGGATTTTTAGCCACCCAAATCCGGCCATCATTGCGTAAACTTTCGCTCATTAAGGTTAGCTTAGATTGCCCCGTTCCTGACACCGGAATACAGGTGGGATGAATCTGCACAAAACTGGGATTTGCCAAGTCTGCCCCCCGTTTGTGACACCGCCAGACCGCCGATGCGTTGGCACTTTTGGCATTGGTGGATAAATAATAGATATTCCCATAACCGCCACTGGCTAAAATGACTGCGTGCCCCCCATAACGCTCCAATGCTCCGGTAATTAAATTACGCATAATAATTCCCTGCGCCCGTCCATCAACTAATACTAAATCCCGTAATTCTCGCTGGGGAAAAACCTGCACCGTCCCCCGATGCACCTGCCGCATTAACGCCCCATAGGCTCCTAATAATAACTGCTGTCCCGTCTGCCCGCGGGCGTAAAAGGTGCGGGACACCTGCGCCCCCCCAAAGGAACGATTGGCCAGCAACCCCCCGTATTCACGCGCAAACGGCACCCCCTGCGCCACGCAATGGTCAATAATTTGAGTGCTGATTTGTGCCAAACGATAGACATTTGCCTCCCGTGCCCGAAAATCCCCCCCCTTGATGGTGTCGTAAAACAACCGCCAGACACTATCCCCATCATTTTGATAATTTTTAGCGGCATTGATTCCCCCCTGGGCGGCAATACTATGGGCACGGCGGGGGGTGTCCTGTAGGCAAAAAACAAGTACGTTGTATCCCAATTCTCCCAGGGTCGCCGCCGCCGAAGCCCCCGCCAAGCCCGTGCCTATTACCAGTACGGTGTATTTACCTCGATTGGCAGGACTGACCAAGCGACAATGGTTTTTGAATTCATCCCATTGATCCGGTAACGGGCTATTGGGAATAGGTGTGCTGATCATGGGGATTGGAGATAAATTACGAGCGGAATCAGGGCATAACCAAGGATTATTATTACACTTAAAATTTGACTCCAGCGAGGTAAAAATGGGGTAATTTTATGATGCCCTAAACCTAAAGATTGAAAGCTACTACCAAAACCATGCGCCAAATGCCAGCCCACCGGGAGCAACGCCAATTCATAGACCGCTAACCAGCCCGGTTTTTGCAACAATTGATAGACCAATTGTTCTAGGTTGCGTTCCCCTGGATGGAACCGAAACTGTTGTAAATGTAGGATTAAAAATACTAATATCATTGGCCCAGTCACGACCATCAATCGCGAGGTTGAATTAACCACCCAATCACCAGCCCAGGAATGTTGTTGACGCAGGTGCAGATTTTTAGGAGCCAATTGCTTTTGCTGTCGCCGGATGTGAATGGTTAGCCAAATGTGCATTATCAAAGCCACAAGTAACGCCAGTTCTAAGCCATGAAATATCCAGCCCCAATGTTCTAATGCTTGGGCTAACTGATTATACTGACCGGGGGTTCCTAAAAGTAAAAAATTACCCCCCAAATGAAAGAGCAAAAAAGCCAACAAAAATAGACCCGATAGGGCAATAAGAGCTTTTTGCACAATGCTGTTCCTAATGATTGCGATGTTCATTGCCCAAAGGTGCTGGTGAGAATCGCTCGCCAACTTGCCACCCCGGCCAACAACCAGGCTAAGCCTAATATCCCTAACCATAAGAAGCGGGGAAACTGAGGGAAACGGGGGCGATTTTTAGGCATGGGTCAGGGGCTTTGACTCCTTTTACCCTAGCCTAAATATGGAGATATGAGGCTCAGGTTTTACAAGAATTTTGGCTTTTGCCCACTCCCTCTGTCCATTGGTGGAACTTCTTGATTACACTGAAACAATCCCCAAAATTATTGAGGGCACATCCTTGTTTGACTACGATTTGGTGATTATTGGTGCGGGCGTAGGCGGACATGGGGCGGCACTCCATGCGGTGGCCTTGGGCATGAAAACGGCGATTATCGAATCCGCAGACATGGGGGGCACCTGCGTCAATCGGGGCTGTATTCCTTCTAAAGCCTTGCTTGCCGCCGCCGGTCGGCTCAGACAATTGCAGGACAAGGAAGCCCTCAAAGCCTTGGGAATTAGCGTTGAACAAGTCCAGGTGGATCGCTCTGGCGTGGCGGATCATGCCCAGGGGATTGTGGCGAAAATTCGGGGGGATTTGACCCGTTCTTTGGAGCGTTTGGGCGTGGCAATCCTGCAGGGCTGGGGCAAGGTGGTTGACCCGCAAAAGGTCAGCATTACCCAGGGGGGGAAGGAAACCCTGGTCACGGCGCGTCATGTCCTGCTGGCGACGGGTTCCTATCCCTGGGTGCCGCCGGGGATTGGGATTGACGGCCAGACCGTATTTACCAGCGATGATGCGTTGAAACTGGCCTGGTTGCCCCCCTGGATTGCCATCGTGGGCAGTGGCTATATTGGCCTGGAATTTGCCGATATTTACACGGCTTTGGGGTGCGAAGTGACCATGATTGAAGCCCTGGATCGGCTCATGCCTACCTTTGACCCGGATATTGCCCGCTTAGCCCAACGGGTGCTGTTGGTGGGGCGGGACATTGAAACCAAAGTGGGGATGTTGGCGCAAAAAATCACCCCAGGTAAGCCGGTGGTGGTGGAATTGGCGGATACCCAGACCAAAGAATTAAAAGAAGTTTTAGAAGTGGATGCGGCGTTG encodes the following:
- the leuB gene encoding 3-isopropylmalate dehydrogenase: MTERCYKIAVLPGDGIGSEIMAVTLDILQKLGQIYAINFTFSEALIGGVAIDQTGHPLPPATLELCRASDGILLGAVGGPQWDDLPSHLRPEQALLGLRSGLNLFANLRPAKVFPELVQASTLKPEVIAGVDLLVVRELTGGIYFGQPKGIFTSETGEQRGVNTMAYRASEIDRIGRVAFEAAQKRNKKLCSVDKANVLEVSQLWRQCINALVPEYPEVTLTHLYVDNAAMQLIRWPQQFDVMVTGNLFGDILSDEAAMLTGSIGMLPSASLGATGPGVFEPVHGTAPDIAGQDVANPLAQILSAAMLLRYGLSEAQAADALETAVAQVLRRGYRTGDIYTEGTQRVGCRGMGAQVAAALA
- a CDS encoding fumarate reductase/succinate dehydrogenase flavoprotein subunit; the encoded protein is MISTPIPNSPLPDQWDEFKNHCRLVSPANRGKYTVLVIGTGLAGASAAATLGELGYNVLVFCLQDTPRRAHSIAAQGGINAAKNYQNDGDSVWRLFYDTIKGGDFRAREANVYRLAQISTQIIDHCVAQGVPFAREYGGLLANRSFGGAQVSRTFYARGQTGQQLLLGAYGALMRQVHRGTVQVFPQRELRDLVLVDGRAQGIIMRNLITGALERYGGHAVILASGGYGNIYYLSTNAKSANASAVWRCHKRGADLANPSFVQIHPTCIPVSGTGQSKLTLMSESLRNDGRIWVAKNPGDSRLPQEIFAQERDYFLERLYPSFGNLVPRDIASRTVKNLCDQGYGVGRSVYLDFQEHLAKNRPEIERKYGNLFTMYERITGENPYETPMRIYPAVHYVMGGLWVDYGLMSTIPGLFVLGEANFSDHGANRLGASALMQGLADGYFIIPYTLGNYLAGIKPQKIDSLSDEFNQAEQQTQAQIAALLSVQGSQTPMNFHRELGLILWDQVGMSRSETGLKDALQKINNLQQDFWQNVRVTGSAQGLNQALEYAGRVADYLELAQVLTWDALARQESCGAHFREEYQTPDGEALRDDERFSHVALWRWGEVPVRSEEPLDYRMVQPSVRNYR
- the lpdA gene encoding dihydrolipoyl dehydrogenase translates to MFDYDLVIIGAGVGGHGAALHAVALGMKTAIIESADMGGTCVNRGCIPSKALLAAAGRLRQLQDKEALKALGISVEQVQVDRSGVADHAQGIVAKIRGDLTRSLERLGVAILQGWGKVVDPQKVSITQGGKETLVTARHVLLATGSYPWVPPGIGIDGQTVFTSDDALKLAWLPPWIAIVGSGYIGLEFADIYTALGCEVTMIEALDRLMPTFDPDIARLAQRVLLVGRDIETKVGMLAQKITPGKPVVVELADTQTKELKEVLEVDAALVATGRLPATANLGLESLGIGRDRRGFIPVNPQFNVLKEGSAISSLWAIGDAIGTMMLAHAAAAQGRAAVENMLGQGKTVNYRAIPAAAFTHPEISFVGLTEPQAQDLGQKQQFPIATVRSYFKGNSKAIAEGDAEGLAKVIYRPDTGELLGVHILGAHAADLIQEAATAIATHTPVQTLAEIVHTHPTLTEVLDEAFKRASLSLTKP